A stretch of Vespula vulgaris chromosome 15, iyVesVulg1.1, whole genome shotgun sequence DNA encodes these proteins:
- the LOC127069404 gene encoding protein stum: MRRFDDVRGTRKTGASPPFRVLTTRDSSYLGSSSSSSSIIPQPRSTTSPKIQLPAQPPTPPPPTAPEPYKLVPAGTALGRAHRRSSFVIIAESRPATPESRSVSPTQPPGRVSPFRGRGFKGPPPRSRPDSPDDYLDLRRSHRRNVRNDSRASQQSSPRKSLIPQPTRRRSVSLSKTTDDRVSPNIGRRGDKKNWLSVHGSIDNINEGRRNNLLNDSSRSRRDRAVIRTPSKLSPIRGTPTKIDKSNIRATSTRDPKNVKNLQRNTTTMVTPVSRFISPPKNNQKRERFITTDDNVTSSKISRIPLKNNGSKVSSSVSMPEMSRNKEINDNEKNGQTEGTINANNNERTGNGNVNNQIGLADLLKRTSGVTGTSSVVNTTTTTAVQPLRIDNSRIPIDATKIEGQFVDVSRRSESSFSKNGDTNGKSRLLSGQNHDDKNTRKRNAVYSTPTKTNNERYSTTNKEGASDSSGNSNNAIKSRLNSARTNRGYNRTTSRERFDVSKENDSASSKGSIMRNSKNPKSNKRSNFVDELSPVSNNSMLEYGTNEIDIVQITDSDKNINDGKSITSNDVIVTNTIGGTINNKTIADGNSSSSRSNKVIGNRVITEATVETETRQNVIDQGQNVLVSSNETERISGTMSSLKTNAKGNEIITNTMTTTMTTTTMSRTNGISVNSIGDSGAIGNVPLKTIHTRNNENQGNGNTPKRSLTQLSTGSNDSERSTDTGVSVDTVKGVSSPRVKRGMHVVKRPDEIETLSGNVMRPEQNGEPTALQTAGELTSEEDRPSADKPLSRWRRTLGRYYERFPSMKCLACRRNSKILSWSRKRETVAMGNETETRHDVADEIPIDCWSRFKKRCRCPRPKGIRCCARRDRVAPDEPNICFPPERRLSALCQRLFASCKCKCADVQRTRDIRAKPSLTSVAPPPLSEEPKAKIPDVLVEHNSLMRGAIPCMPVPLAWFCLIWNVLLPGTGTVWSGLFNLCTGQPRFSAVAGLKARFGAFVVNLIVGVSQLFTVLFCLVGWGWSVWWGVTMVRLARKYKRYKASEAANGDPEARTGEGSGISPGLPSQSLRGIERAR; this comes from the exons ATGAGACGCTTCGACGATGTCCGTGGTACCCGTAAAACTGGAGCGTCGCCTCCATTTCGTGTTCTCACGACACGAGATTCTTCCTATCTcggctcgtcgtcgtcgtcatcgtcgatcATACCACAACCAAGATCGACGACATCACCAAAAATACAACTACCAGCTCAACCACCAACACCGCCACCACCAACCGCACCAGAACCTTACAAATTGGTGCCAGCTG GTACAGCCCTTGGTAGGGCCCATCGTCGTTCCAGTTTCGTGATAATCGCTGAAAGTAGACCAGCCACACCGGAATCAAGAAGTGTCTCGCCTACTCAACCACCAGGAAGAGTTTCACCGTTTCGAGGTCGTGGTTTCAAGGGTCCACCACCTAGATCAAGACCAGATTCACCGGATGATTATCTCGATCTAAGAAGAAGCCATCGGAGAAACGTTCGAAATGATTCGAGAG CATCTCAACAGAGCAGTCCGAGAAAGAGTTTGATACCTCAACCAACCCGACGGCGATCGGTTTCTCTTAGCAAAACAACAGATGACAGAGTATCACCAAACATTGGACGTCGAGGTGACAAGAAAAATTGGCTGAGCGTTCATGGCAGTATCGACAATATCAATGAAGGACGTAGAAATAATCTTTTGAACGATTCATCCAGATCGAGACGTGATCGAGCAGTAATCAGAACACCATCGAAACTTTCACCGATTCGTGGCACACCAACGAAAATTGACAAATCAAATATACGGGCAACATCAACGAGAGATcctaaaaatgttaaaaatcttCAACGGAATACAACGACGATGGTCACGCCCGTTTCACGTTTCATATCACCACCGAAAAACaatcaaaaaagagagagattcataACAACCGATGACAACGTGACATCCTCCAAAATATCTAGAATACCTTTGAAAAACAATGGATCCAAAGTTTCGTCAAGTGTCAGCATGCCCGAGATGTCGAGAAACAAGGAAATCAATGATAATGAGAAAAACGGTCAAACAGAAGGTACGATTAATGCAAAcaacaacgaacgaacgggTAATGGTAACGTAAACAATCAAATTGGTCTGGCGGATCTTTTGAAAAGGACATCTGGTGTAACTGGTACGTCAAGTGTCGTTAATACGACAACGACTACAGCGGTGCAACCATTACGTATCGATAATTCAAGAATTCCAATAGATGCGACGAAAATCGAAGGACAGTTTGTTGACGTATCAAGAAGATCCGAATCGTCCTTTTCGAAAAACGGGGATACGAACGGTAAATCGAGACTGTTAAGTGGCCAAAAccatgatgataaaaatacgCGAAAAAGAAATGCGGTTTATAGTACACCGACGAAAACGAACAACGAACGTTATTCAACAACGAACAAGGAAGGTGCTAGTGATTCATCGGGTAACTCGAACAATGCCATTAAATCTCGTTTGAATAGCGCACGAACTAATAGGGGTTACAATCGTACAACCAGCCGTGAACGTTTCGACGTTTCGAAGGAGAACGATTCTGCTAGTTCGAAGGGTTCTATTATGAGAAATTCAAAGAATCCAAAGTCAAACAAACGATCAAATTTCGTCGACGAACTTTCACCGGTTTCGAATAATTCCATGTTAGAATACGGTACAAACGAAATCGACATCGTACAAATAACCGATTCGGATAAAAACATTAACGATGGAAAATCTATAACAAGTAACGACGTTATCGTCACGAATACGATCGGCggtacgattaataataaaacgatagcCGATGGTAACTCGTCTTCATCGAGATCTAACAAGGTTATCGGAAATAGAGTAATAACTGAGGCAACCGTTGAAACTGAAACGAGGCAAAATGTTATTGACCAAGGACAAAATGTTTTGGTTTCGTCGAACGAAACGGAAAGAATATCTGGAACGATGTCGTCATTGAAAACAAACGCCAAAGGTAACGAGATAATAACTAATACTATGACGACTACAATGACAACAACGACTATGTCACGAACTAATGGCATTTCTGTGAACTCCATTGGTGATTCTGGCGCAATCGGAAACGTTCCTTTAAAAACTATTCATACACGGAATAATGAGAATCAAGGAAATGGAAATACACCGAAAAGGTCATTGACCCAGCTTTCTACAGGGTCTAACGATAGTGAACGATCTACCGATACCGGGGTCAGTGTTGATACCGTCAAAGGAGTTTCCTCGCCAAGAGTGAAAAGGGGAATGCATGTGGTCAAACGACCGGATGAGATCGAGACGTTGAGCGGAAACGTGATGAGACCGGAACAAAATGGCGAACCAAC GGCGTTGCAGACAGCAGGTGAACTCACCTCGGAGGAAGATAGACCAAGTGCCGACAAGCCCCTTAGTCGATGGAGAAGGACCTTGGGCCGTTATTACGAACGTTTTCCAAGTATGAAGTGTCTGGCCTGTCGACGTAATTCTAAGATCCTCTCGTGGTCTAGAAAGAGGGAAACGGTGGCTATGGGAAACGAAACGGAAACGAGACACGACGTTGCTGATGAGATACCGATCGATTGTTGGTCCAGATTCAAGAAAAGATGCAG ATGTCCACGTCCTAAAGGAATTAGATGCTGTGCAAGAAGAGATAGAGTCGCACCGGATGAGCCTAATATTTGTTTTCCACCGGAGAGAAGATTATCCGCCCTTTGCCAACGGCTTTTTGCCAGCTGCAAATGTAAATGTGCGGATGTACAACGCACAAGAGATATACGTGCCAAGCCCAGTCTAACTAGTGTTGCGCCCCCTCCACTTTCCGAG GAGCCAAAGGCCAAGATACCTGACGTTTTGGTGGAGCACAACTCTTTGATGCGAGGTGCCATTCCTTGTATGCCAGTTCCACTAGCTTGGTTTTGTCTTATATGGAACGTCTTGCTACCTGGTACAG GCACAGTTTGGAGCGGACTATTTAATCTTTGCACTGGTCAGCCAAGATTTTCAGCCGTGGCCGGTTTAAAGGCAAGATTCGGTGCGTTTGTCGTTAATCTTATAGTAGGTGTGAGCCAATTATTCACAGTACTATTTTGTCTTGTTGGATGGGGTTGGAGCGTTTGGTGGGGTGTAACGATGGTTCGTTTGGCAA GAAAGTACAAAAGATATAAAGCTTCGGAAGCTGCAAATGGTGATCCCGAAGCAAGAACAGGCGAAGGATCTGGCATATCACCTGGACTACCCAGTCAATCGTTGAGAGGAATCGAAAGAGCACGTTGA